The Lutra lutra chromosome 10, mLutLut1.2, whole genome shotgun sequence genome contains a region encoding:
- the LOC125079845 gene encoding olfactory receptor 10AG1-like translates to HISNSLFAQMIPRDQIGGGNLSSVVEFVLLGFSDLPNFQGLLFGIFFLIYIFILTGNGLIILIMRVDSVLQTPMYFFLANFSSLEICYVSVTLPRMLVNLWTQDRSISMLGCATQMCFFLMLGATECFLLAVMAYDRYVAICNPLHYPLVMNHELCLQLAVGSWIGGIPVQIGQTCQVFSLPFCGSNQINHFFCDIPPLIKLACGDTSFNEMCVYVVAILFAMIPFLLILGSYVKIISTILKFPSARGRSKAFSTCSSHLIVVLLFFGSASITYLRPKSSHSAGTDKLLSLFYTIVTPMFNPMIYSLRNKDVIAALKRLLLKKTV, encoded by the coding sequence CACATCTCGAATTCTTTATTTGCACAGATGATACCCAGAGACCAGATAGGAGGAGGAAATTTATCTTCAGTCGTGGAGTTTGTCCTCCTAGGGTTTTCTGACCTTCCAAACTTCCAGGGACTtctatttggaattttctttctcatctacATTTTCATCTTAACAGGAAATGGTCTTATCATACTAATTATGAGGGTGGACTCTGTTCTCCAAACacccatgtatttctttcttgcAAATTTTTCCTCCTTGGAAATCTGTTATGTGTCTGTCACTCTCCCCAGGATGCTGGTGAACCTTTGGACTCAGGATAGAAGCATTTCTATGCTGGGCTGTGCCACTCAGATGTGCTTCTTCCTTATGCTCGGAGCCACTGAATGTTTCCTGCTGGCagtgatggcctatgaccgctatgtggccatttgTAACCCTCTGCACTACCCTCTAGTCATGAACCACGAGTTGTGCCTCCAGCTGGCTGTCGGCTCCTGGATCGGTGGAATTCCAGTCCAGATAGGGCAAACATGTCAGGTGTTCTCCCTGCCTTTTTGTGGTTCTAATCAAATCAATCACTTCTTCTGTGACATCCCCCCGTTGATCAAGCTGGCCTGTGGGGACACTTCATTTAATGAGATGTGTGTCTATGTAGTCGCTATATTATTTGCCATGATTCCTTTTCTACTTATACTTGGCTCTTATGTGAAAATCATTTCCACCATCCTGAAGTTTCCCTCAGCCAGGGGCCGGTCTAAAGCCTTCTCCACCTGTTCTTCCCATCTCATTGTGGtgcttttgttctttgggtcGGCTTCCATCACCTACTTAAGGCCCAAATCCAGTCATTCTGCAGGAACTGACAAACTGCTCTCTCTTTTCTACACCATAGTGACTCCGATGTTTAACCCCATGATATACAGCCTTAGGAACAAGGATGTGATTGCAGCACTGAAAAGACTATTACTCAAGAAAACAGTGTGA
- the LOC125079846 gene encoding LOW QUALITY PROTEIN: olfactory receptor 10AG1-like (The sequence of the model RefSeq protein was modified relative to this genomic sequence to represent the inferred CDS: deleted 1 base in 1 codon) has translation MKNLTELIEFVLLDFADVPHLQWLLFGIFLVTYIVIVMNNGIIFLITKLDPALHPPMYFFLGNFSFLEICYVSVTFPRMLMNLWTQRRTISLVACATQMCCVLVLGATECLLLTVMAYDRYMAICNPLHYLLVMNHKFCIQLAAGSWVSGIPVQIGQTFQIFSLPFCGSNLIDHFFCDIPPILKLACGDTFVNEMMVYIVAVLIVMAPFLLILISYGKIISKILKLPSATSQAKTFSTCSSHLMVAVLFFGLGIITYLRPKTSHSTRTDKVLSLFYTIVTLIFNPLIYSLRNKEVIKALRRLLRK, from the exons ATGA AAAATCTGACTGAATTGATAGAATTTGTTCTCTTGGACTTTGCTGATGTTCCCCATCTCCAGTGGCTTCTATTTGGAATTTTCCTAGTCACCTATATTGTTATTGTGATGAATAATGGCATCATATTTCTAATAACAAAATTGGATCCTGCTCTCCA ccctcctatGTACTTTTTCCTTggcaatttttcctttttggaaatcTGCTATGTTTCTGTTACTTTCCCCAGAATGCTTATGAACCTTTGGACCCAGAGAAGAACAATTTCTTTAGTTGCTTGTGCTACACAGATGTGCTGTGTTCTTGTGTTGGGAGCCACAGAGTGCCTTCTTCTGACagtgatggcctatgaccgctacaTGGCCATTTGTAACCCTCTGCACTACCTTCTAGTCATGAACCACAAATTTTGCATCCAACTGGCAGCTGGCTCTTGGGTCAGCGGAATTCCAGTCCAAATAGGGCAGacattccagatt ttttctctgcccTTTTGTGGCTCTAATTTAATTGACCACTTTTTCTGTGACATCCCCCCAATACTGAAGCTTGCTTGTGGGGACACATTTGTGAATGAAATGATGGTCTACATAGTTGCTGTGTTGATTGTCATGGCTCCCTTTCTTTTGATACTTATTTCCTATGGCAAAATCATCTCCAAAATCCTTAAATTGCCATCAGCCACAAGTCAGGCCAAAACCTTCTCCACCTGTTCATCTCATCTTATGGTTGCGGTGTTGTTCTTTGGATTAGGCATTATTACCTACTTAAGACCCAAAACCAGTCACTCAACACGGACTGACaaagtgctttctcttttctacaCTATTGTGACTCTCATCTTTAATCCCCTCATATACAGTCTAAGGAACAAGGAAGTCATAAAGGCATTGAGAAGATTGCTACGTAAATAA